From Pseudomonas hefeiensis, one genomic window encodes:
- a CDS encoding DUF2126 domain-containing protein, whose protein sequence is MSIHVALHHVTHYRYDRAVELGPQIVRLRPAAHSRTRILSYALKVAPDQHFINWQQDPQGNYLARLVFPEKTRELRIEVDLLAEMAVFNPFDFFLEPYAEKIPFTYAADERKELASYLETLPLTPRFQAYLDGIDRTPLPAVDFLVALNQRLSEDINYLIRMEPGVQTPEHTLEHASGSCRDSAWLLVQLLRNLGLAARFVSGYLIQLTADVKSLDGPSGTEVDFTDLHAWCEVYLPGAGWIGLDATSGLFAGEGHIPLACSPDPSSAAPISGLVEPCECEFSHEMSVERIWEAPRVTKPYTEEQWLAIQALGRQIDADLLEGDVRLTMGGEPTFVSIDDPDGAEWNTAALGPDKRRLSAELFQRMRKHYAPQGLVHFGQGKWYPGEQLPRWSLNCYWRRDGVPIWHNSALIADEQQDYGADGEMAERFLTSVAERLKIPARFVFPAYEDNFYYLWREGALPSNVTAQDPRLEDALERERLRKVFSQGLDKVIGQVLPLARTAKGDQWQSGRWYLRDSHCRLVPGDSPLGYRLPLASQPWVTAAEYPFIHSSDPNQDLPTLPDAERLARHGEPATEQDRVPQIDESADWLTRTAFCAEAREGRLYLFMPPLERVEDYLELVSAIEATAEQLHCPVLLEGYEPPSDPRLSNFRITPDPGVIEVNVQPSATWDELVERTEFLYQEARQTRLTSEKFMIDGRHTGTGGGNHFVLGGATPADSPFLRRPDLLRSLISYWHNHPSLSYLFSGLFIGPTSQAPRVDEARNDALYELEIAFAQMPQPGEECPPWLVDRLLRNLLIDVTGNTHRAEFCIDKLYSPDGATGRLGLLELRAFEMPPHARMSLAQQLLLRALVARFWREPYLPAKLARWGTELHDRFLLPHFIEQDFADVINELSAAGYPLRAEWFAAHLEFRFPKVGDYAVSGIELQLRQALEPWHVLGEEGAVGGTVRYVDSSLERLQVKLSGLAPQRYMLTCNGIPVPLQATGRVGEFVAGVRFRAWQPANCLQPTIAVHAPLVFDLLDTWTQRSVGGCQYHVAHPGGRNYDSLPVNANEAESRRMARFFRLGHTPGKLPIPNLAVDDEFPLTLDLRRF, encoded by the coding sequence GTGTCGATTCACGTCGCGTTGCACCATGTCACGCATTACCGATACGACCGCGCTGTCGAGCTCGGTCCGCAGATCGTTCGCCTGCGCCCGGCGGCCCACAGCCGCACGCGCATCCTTTCTTATGCACTGAAGGTCGCGCCCGATCAGCATTTCATCAACTGGCAGCAGGATCCCCAGGGCAATTACCTGGCGCGGTTGGTGTTTCCCGAGAAAACCCGGGAGCTGCGCATTGAAGTCGATCTGCTGGCTGAAATGGCGGTGTTCAATCCGTTCGACTTTTTCCTGGAACCCTACGCGGAAAAAATTCCGTTCACCTATGCCGCCGACGAACGCAAGGAGTTGGCGTCTTACCTTGAAACCCTGCCGTTGACACCGAGATTCCAGGCCTATCTGGACGGCATCGACCGCACGCCGTTGCCAGCGGTGGATTTTCTGGTGGCGCTCAACCAGCGCCTGAGCGAAGACATCAACTACCTGATCCGCATGGAACCGGGCGTCCAGACCCCGGAGCACACGCTGGAACATGCGTCCGGTTCCTGCCGCGACTCGGCCTGGTTGCTGGTGCAGTTGTTGCGCAACCTCGGCCTGGCCGCGCGGTTTGTTTCCGGTTACCTGATCCAGTTGACCGCCGATGTGAAAAGCCTCGACGGTCCGTCCGGTACCGAGGTGGATTTCACCGACTTGCATGCCTGGTGCGAGGTCTATCTGCCCGGTGCCGGCTGGATCGGCCTGGATGCGACGTCCGGCTTGTTCGCCGGTGAAGGGCATATCCCGTTGGCCTGTAGTCCCGATCCGTCCTCGGCGGCGCCCATCAGTGGCTTGGTGGAACCGTGCGAGTGCGAATTCAGCCACGAAATGTCCGTCGAGCGGATCTGGGAAGCGCCACGGGTCACCAAGCCCTACACCGAAGAGCAATGGTTGGCGATTCAGGCGTTGGGCAGGCAAATTGATGCCGATCTGCTGGAAGGCGATGTGCGCCTGACCATGGGTGGCGAACCGACTTTCGTCTCGATCGACGATCCGGACGGCGCTGAATGGAACACTGCCGCGCTCGGGCCGGATAAACGTCGGCTCTCCGCTGAGTTGTTCCAGCGCATGCGCAAGCACTATGCGCCCCAGGGGCTTGTGCATTTCGGCCAGGGCAAGTGGTACCCCGGTGAGCAGTTGCCGCGCTGGTCGCTCAACTGCTATTGGCGGCGTGACGGGGTGCCGATCTGGCACAACAGCGCGTTGATCGCCGACGAGCAGCAGGACTACGGCGCCGACGGCGAAATGGCCGAGCGCTTTCTGACAAGCGTTGCCGAGCGCTTGAAAATTCCTGCGCGATTCGTGTTCCCAGCCTACGAGGACAACTTCTACTACCTCTGGCGCGAAGGTGCATTGCCATCGAATGTCACGGCCCAGGACCCACGTCTGGAAGATGCCCTGGAGCGGGAACGGTTGCGCAAGGTCTTCAGTCAGGGCCTGGACAAAGTGATCGGGCAGGTCCTGCCGCTGGCGCGTACCGCCAAGGGCGATCAATGGCAAAGCGGTCGATGGTACCTGCGCGATAGTCACTGCCGGTTGGTACCGGGGGATTCGCCCCTGGGCTATCGCCTGCCATTGGCTTCCCAGCCCTGGGTGACAGCGGCCGAATACCCCTTCATTCACTCCAGCGACCCGAACCAGGACCTGCCGACGCTGCCCGATGCTGAACGCTTGGCTCGTCATGGTGAGCCGGCAACCGAGCAGGATCGCGTCCCGCAGATCGATGAATCCGCCGACTGGCTGACCCGCACGGCATTTTGTGCCGAGGCTCGCGAGGGGCGCTTGTACCTGTTCATGCCGCCCCTGGAGCGGGTCGAGGATTATCTGGAGCTGGTCAGCGCCATCGAGGCGACAGCCGAGCAGCTGCATTGCCCGGTGCTGTTGGAAGGCTATGAGCCGCCGAGCGACCCGCGCCTGAGTAACTTTCGCATCACCCCCGATCCGGGCGTGATCGAGGTCAACGTGCAGCCGTCCGCGACCTGGGATGAGCTGGTCGAGCGCACCGAGTTTCTTTACCAAGAGGCGCGACAAACCCGGCTGACCAGCGAGAAATTCATGATCGACGGTCGGCACACCGGCACTGGTGGTGGCAACCATTTCGTACTGGGGGGCGCGACCCCGGCCGACTCTCCCTTTCTACGGCGCCCGGACCTGCTGCGCAGCCTGATCAGTTACTGGCATAACCACCCGTCACTGTCCTACCTGTTTTCCGGCTTGTTCATCGGTCCGACGTCCCAGGCGCCGCGGGTGGACGAAGCGCGCAACGATGCGTTGTATGAGCTGGAAATTGCCTTCGCACAAATGCCGCAGCCTGGCGAAGAATGTCCGCCCTGGCTGGTTGATCGGTTGTTGCGCAACCTGTTGATCGACGTGACCGGCAACACCCACCGTGCCGAGTTCTGCATCGACAAGCTCTATTCGCCGGACGGCGCCACCGGGCGTCTCGGTCTATTGGAGCTGCGTGCTTTTGAAATGCCGCCCCATGCCCGTATGAGCCTGGCCCAGCAATTATTGCTGCGCGCGCTGGTGGCGCGGTTCTGGCGTGAGCCCTACCTGCCTGCGAAGCTGGCGCGCTGGGGCACCGAGCTGCATGACCGCTTCCTGTTGCCGCATTTTATCGAACAGGATTTTGCCGACGTCATCAACGAACTGAGTGCCGCCGGTTACCCGCTGCGGGCCGAGTGGTTCGCCGCGCACCTGGAGTTTCGCTTTCCCAAGGTGGGCGATTACGCGGTCAGCGGCATCGAACTGCAATTGCGCCAGGCCCTTGAGCCCTGGCATGTACTGGGAGAAGAAGGGGCGGTGGGCGGCACCGTGCGGTATGTGGACTCTTCTCTTGAGCGCTTGCAGGTCAAGCTCAGCGGCCTGGCACCGCAACGGTATATGCTGACCTGCAACGGTATCCCGGTGCCGCTTCAAGCCACCGGCCGGGTCGGCGAATTCGTCGCCGGAGTGCGTTTTCGCGCCTGGCAACCGGCCAACTGCCTGCAACCGACCATTGCGGTCCATGCGCCGCTGGTCTTCGATTTACTCGACACCTGGACGCAACGGTCGGTGGGGGGGTGCCAGTATCACGTGGCCCATCCGGGGGGACGCAATTACGACAGCCTGCCGGTGAATGCCAACGAGGCTGAGAGCCGGCGAATGGCGCGTTTTTTCCGTCTCGGACACACGCCAGGGAAACTTCCGATACCCAACCTGGCAGTGGATGACGAGTTTCCCCTCACGCTCGATCTGCGACGTTTTTGA
- a CDS encoding circularly permuted type 2 ATP-grasp protein, with protein sequence MPDLLDRYPLTTGTYHELLDDSGAVRGHWRRLLDHLQRSTPAQLLQRQALLARQIQENGVTYNVYADPKGADRPWELDLLPHVIDAQEWKQLSAGIAQRARLLNAVLADLYGPQRLISEGLLPAELVFGHNNFLWPCQGITPPDGIFLHLYAVDLARTPDGRWWVTADRTQAPSGAGYALENRMIVSRAFPDLYRDLKVKHLSGFFRTLQQTLARQAPSDGESPLVVLLTPGRFNESYFEHLYLARQLGYPLVEGSDLTVRDATVYLKTLSGLRRVHAIMRRLDDDFCDPLELRTDSALGVPGLLEAVRQGRVLVANALGSGVLESPGLLGFLPKISQFLFGEELILPSIATWWCGEPPVLAQALEKLPHLLIKPAFPSQSFSPVLGRDLNEQQRALLAARIQARPYAYVAQELAQLSQAPVWQAEGGQLQPRAIGMRVYAVSGEDDYRVLPGGLTRVAAEADAEVVSMQRGGASKDTWVLGEQAPSGEQWKAQRTVGVHDLVRRDPYLPSRVVENLFWFGRYCERCDDSARLLRIMLARYVDGDDPQALQSAVSLGESLMLLPEEGELPERLLAALLGDDWSFSLRSNLQRLQWAASQVRGKLSRENWQALVELQREAMELETAEPDFGELLDFLNRLVMSLAALSGFALDDMTRDEGWRFLMIGRRLERLQFLSSSLAAFLRGDAVFDQAGLDWLLELGNSSITYRSRYLAVAQLIPVLDLLLLDEQNPHAVLFQLKLVARTLKRLNDDFGAPRETALPELVARLSCFDLRCLENPLFGEASLRAALDGLADLLQEVADVSGQVSDRLALRHFAHVDDVSQRTVSV encoded by the coding sequence ATGCCTGACCTGCTTGACCGTTACCCGCTGACGACGGGCACCTATCACGAACTGTTGGACGACAGCGGCGCGGTGCGCGGGCACTGGCGGCGCCTGCTCGACCATTTGCAGCGCAGTACGCCGGCCCAACTGCTTCAGCGTCAGGCACTGTTGGCCCGGCAGATCCAGGAAAACGGTGTCACCTACAACGTCTATGCAGACCCGAAGGGCGCCGACCGGCCGTGGGAGCTGGACCTGCTGCCCCACGTGATTGATGCGCAAGAGTGGAAACAACTGTCGGCGGGCATTGCCCAGCGTGCACGCTTGCTCAATGCAGTACTGGCCGACCTGTACGGGCCGCAACGGCTGATCAGTGAAGGGCTGCTGCCGGCGGAACTGGTGTTCGGGCACAACAACTTTCTCTGGCCGTGCCAGGGCATCACGCCGCCGGACGGCATTTTCCTGCACCTGTATGCCGTGGACCTGGCCCGTACGCCCGATGGTCGCTGGTGGGTCACGGCGGATCGGACCCAGGCGCCTTCGGGGGCCGGGTATGCGCTGGAAAACCGCATGATCGTCTCCCGCGCCTTTCCCGACTTGTATCGTGACCTGAAGGTCAAGCACCTGTCCGGTTTCTTCCGCACCTTGCAGCAGACCCTTGCGCGACAGGCCCCCAGTGATGGCGAGTCGCCGCTGGTGGTGCTGTTGACGCCCGGGCGGTTCAACGAAAGCTATTTCGAACACCTTTACCTGGCGCGCCAACTGGGCTATCCGCTGGTGGAGGGGAGCGACCTGACCGTTCGCGACGCCACGGTCTATCTCAAGACCCTGAGCGGACTACGACGGGTCCACGCCATCATGCGCCGGCTCGACGATGATTTCTGCGACCCGCTGGAGCTGCGCACCGATTCGGCCCTGGGCGTACCGGGGTTGCTGGAGGCGGTGCGCCAGGGCCGGGTGCTGGTGGCCAATGCGTTAGGCAGCGGCGTGCTGGAATCACCGGGCCTGTTGGGCTTTTTGCCAAAGATCAGCCAGTTTCTGTTCGGTGAGGAACTGATACTGCCGTCCATCGCCACCTGGTGGTGCGGTGAGCCGCCGGTACTGGCCCAGGCCTTGGAAAAGCTGCCGCATTTGCTGATCAAGCCGGCGTTTCCTTCCCAAAGTTTCAGCCCGGTATTGGGGCGCGACCTGAACGAACAACAGCGCGCTCTTCTGGCGGCGCGCATACAGGCGCGTCCCTACGCCTATGTCGCCCAGGAGCTGGCGCAGCTGTCCCAGGCGCCGGTCTGGCAGGCCGAAGGCGGTCAGCTTCAGCCGCGGGCCATCGGCATGCGCGTGTATGCCGTTTCCGGAGAGGATGATTATCGGGTGCTGCCGGGTGGCCTGACCCGCGTGGCTGCCGAGGCGGACGCCGAAGTGGTGTCGATGCAGCGAGGTGGCGCCAGTAAGGACACTTGGGTCTTGGGAGAACAGGCGCCCAGTGGCGAACAATGGAAGGCCCAGCGAACCGTGGGCGTCCACGATCTGGTTCGACGTGATCCGTACCTGCCGTCCCGCGTCGTGGAAAACCTGTTCTGGTTCGGTCGGTACTGCGAGCGTTGTGACGACAGCGCGCGGCTGCTGCGGATCATGCTGGCGCGCTATGTCGATGGCGACGACCCGCAAGCGCTGCAGTCGGCGGTGTCCCTGGGGGAAAGCCTGATGCTGTTGCCGGAGGAGGGTGAGCTGCCCGAGCGTCTGCTGGCAGCGTTGTTGGGGGATGATTGGTCGTTCAGCCTGCGTTCCAACCTGCAGCGATTGCAGTGGGCGGCCTCCCAGGTTCGCGGCAAGCTGTCCCGGGAGAACTGGCAGGCACTGGTGGAGTTGCAACGCGAAGCCATGGAACTGGAAACCGCGGAGCCGGACTTTGGGGAGTTGCTGGATTTTCTCAACCGATTGGTGATGTCCCTGGCGGCGTTGTCCGGATTCGCCTTGGACGACATGACCCGTGACGAGGGCTGGCGTTTCCTGATGATCGGTCGTCGCCTGGAGCGCCTGCAATTTCTCAGCAGCAGCCTGGCGGCGTTCCTGCGAGGTGATGCGGTGTTCGACCAGGCCGGGCTGGACTGGCTGCTGGAACTGGGCAACAGCAGCATCACCTATCGTTCGCGTTACCTGGCGGTGGCCCAGTTGATCCCGGTGCTCGACCTGCTGTTGCTGGACGAACAAAACCCTCACGCGGTGCTCTTCCAGTTGAAACTGGTGGCCCGTACCCTCAAGCGCTTGAACGATGACTTCGGTGCGCCCAGGGAAACCGCATTGCCGGAACTGGTCGCTCGCCTGTCATGCTTTGACTTGCGTTGCCTGGAGAATCCGCTGTTCGGCGAGGCCAGCCTGCGCGCTGCGCTCGATGGGTTGGCCGATCTGTTGCAGGAAGTGGCCGACGTCAGCGGCCAGGTGTCCGATCGCCTGGCCTTGCGTCATTTCGCTCACGTCGATGACGTCAGCCAGCGCACGGTGTCCGTCTGA
- a CDS encoding transglutaminase family protein: MSARYQIFHDTHYHYDSPVSLAQQLAHLWPRACEWQRCTEQQLLISPEPTTRRDELDVFGNPLTRLAFERPHDELLVNARLSVEVLARPELDFNLSPAWESTCQALTYSGRPLTAPLLDACRYRFESPYVHLKRSFVEFSESCFVPGRPLMFGVQALMEKIFQEFTFDAEATQVATPLVEVLERRRGVCQDFAHLMLACVRSRGLAARYVSGYLLTQPPPGQPRLIGADASHAWISVFCPVLGWVDFDPTNNVQPALEHITLAWGRDFSDVSPLRGVILGGGDHDPEVRVTVMPLES; this comes from the coding sequence ATGAGCGCTCGTTACCAGATTTTTCACGACACCCATTACCACTACGACAGCCCGGTGTCCCTGGCCCAGCAGCTTGCCCACCTGTGGCCACGGGCCTGTGAATGGCAGCGTTGCACCGAGCAGCAGTTGTTGATCAGCCCGGAGCCGACGACCCGTCGCGATGAGCTGGATGTATTCGGCAACCCACTGACCCGCCTGGCTTTTGAACGGCCCCATGACGAGTTGCTGGTTAACGCACGTCTGAGCGTGGAGGTGCTGGCGCGTCCAGAACTGGATTTCAACCTGTCCCCAGCCTGGGAGTCGACCTGTCAGGCGCTGACCTACAGCGGCCGGCCACTGACTGCTCCGTTGCTGGATGCGTGCCGCTATCGTTTCGAGTCACCCTACGTGCATCTCAAGCGTAGTTTTGTCGAGTTCTCAGAAAGCTGTTTCGTCCCAGGGCGCCCATTGATGTTCGGCGTGCAGGCTTTGATGGAAAAGATTTTCCAGGAGTTCACCTTCGACGCCGAGGCGACCCAGGTGGCGACGCCACTGGTGGAGGTGCTGGAACGGCGGCGGGGCGTGTGCCAGGATTTTGCTCACCTGATGCTGGCCTGCGTGCGCTCCCGTGGGTTGGCGGCGCGTTACGTCAGCGGCTACCTGTTGACTCAACCACCGCCGGGCCAGCCACGGTTGATTGGTGCCGATGCCTCGCACGCCTGGATCTCGGTGTTTTGCCCGGTGCTGGGCTGGGTAGATTTCGACCCGACCAACAACGTTCAGCCGGCGCTGGAACACATCACGTTGGCCTGGGGCCGGGATTTTTCCGATGTGTCGCCGTTGCGGGGAGTCATTCTGGGCGGCGGTGATCATGACCCCGAAGTGCGGGTGACGGTGATGCCGCTTGAATCGTAG
- a CDS encoding TIGR00730 family Rossman fold protein codes for MSLASVCVFCGASTGNHPAYREAAQALGRALAERKLTLVYGGGAVGLMGIVADAALAAGGEVIGIIPQSLKDKEIGHSGLTRLEVVDGMHARKARMAQLSDAFIALPGGLGTLEELFEVWTWGQLGYHGKPLGLLEVNGFYSKLTGFLDHIVGEGFVRAPHRDMLQVSESPHNLLDALDEWQPSLQPKWAEQKPS; via the coding sequence ATGTCTTTAGCGTCTGTTTGTGTATTTTGCGGCGCCAGCACCGGTAACCATCCGGCCTATCGTGAAGCGGCGCAGGCCTTAGGGCGTGCGTTGGCGGAACGAAAGCTGACGCTGGTCTATGGCGGCGGGGCGGTCGGCTTGATGGGCATCGTCGCCGATGCGGCTCTGGCGGCTGGCGGCGAAGTGATCGGGATCATCCCGCAGAGCCTTAAAGACAAGGAAATCGGCCACAGTGGCCTGACCCGCCTGGAAGTGGTGGACGGCATGCATGCCCGCAAGGCACGCATGGCTCAGCTCAGCGATGCCTTTATCGCCCTGCCCGGTGGCCTCGGCACGCTGGAGGAGTTGTTCGAAGTCTGGACCTGGGGCCAGCTCGGCTATCACGGAAAACCGCTGGGGCTGCTGGAAGTGAACGGTTTCTACAGCAAACTCACCGGTTTTCTTGATCATATCGTCGGCGAAGGCTTCGTCCGCGCGCCCCATCGTGACATGCTGCAAGTGAGCGAATCACCGCATAACCTGCTCGATGCGCTGGACGAATGGCAACCGTCGCTACAGCCAAAGTGGGCCGAACAAAAACCCAGCTAA
- the azu gene encoding azurin: MFAKLAAVSLLTLASSQLMAAECKTTIDSTDQMSFSTKAIEIDKSCKTFTVELTHSGSLPKNVMGHNWVLSKEADMQPIATDGLAAGIDKDYLKEGDARIIAHTKLIGAKEKDSVTFDVSKLSADEKYGFFCSFPGHISMMKGTVTLK; encoded by the coding sequence ATGTTCGCCAAACTTGCTGCAGTATCCCTGTTGACGCTGGCCAGCAGCCAGCTGATGGCTGCCGAGTGCAAGACCACCATCGACTCGACCGACCAGATGTCCTTCAGCACCAAGGCCATCGAGATCGACAAGAGCTGCAAGACCTTCACCGTAGAACTGACTCACTCAGGCAGCTTGCCGAAGAACGTCATGGGCCATAACTGGGTACTGAGCAAAGAGGCTGACATGCAGCCGATTGCTACCGATGGCCTGGCAGCCGGTATCGACAAGGACTATCTGAAAGAAGGTGATGCGCGCATCATTGCTCACACCAAGCTTATCGGGGCCAAGGAGAAGGATTCGGTGACCTTCGATGTGTCGAAACTGAGCGCCGATGAGAAATACGGCTTCTTCTGCTCGTTCCCAGGCCACATCTCGATGATGAAGGGCACCGTTACCCTGAAGTAA
- the nadE gene encoding ammonia-dependent NAD(+) synthetase, with product MQAVQREIAEQLKVQPPFADDAALKAEVARRVSFIQECLVNSGLKTLVLGISGGVDSLTAGLLAQRAARELREKTGNAAYKFIAVRLPYETQFDEHEAQACVDFIEPDERHTVNIGPAVKALAKEVLAFEGKAPGSRDFVLGNTKARMRMVAQYSIAGAEQGLVIGTDHAAEAVMGFFTKFGDGACDLAPLSGLVKNQVRAIARDFGAPESLVEKVPTADLEDLSPGKPDEAAHGVTYGEIDAFLHGLPVREEAARIICETYRKTEHKRVMPYAP from the coding sequence ATGCAAGCCGTACAGCGTGAGATTGCTGAACAGCTCAAGGTTCAGCCGCCGTTCGCCGATGACGCTGCCCTCAAGGCCGAAGTCGCTCGTCGGGTGAGTTTTATCCAGGAATGTCTGGTCAACTCCGGACTCAAGACCCTCGTACTGGGCATCAGCGGCGGGGTCGATTCGCTGACCGCCGGCCTGCTGGCCCAACGCGCCGCGCGCGAGCTGCGGGAAAAAACCGGCAACGCCGCCTACAAGTTCATCGCCGTGCGCCTGCCGTACGAAACCCAGTTCGACGAACATGAAGCCCAGGCCTGCGTGGACTTCATCGAGCCGGACGAGCGTCATACCGTCAACATCGGCCCGGCGGTCAAGGCACTGGCCAAGGAAGTGTTGGCGTTCGAAGGCAAAGCGCCGGGCTCCCGGGACTTCGTGCTGGGCAATACCAAGGCGCGGATGCGCATGGTGGCGCAGTACTCCATCGCCGGCGCCGAGCAAGGCCTGGTAATCGGCACCGACCATGCGGCCGAAGCGGTGATGGGTTTCTTCACCAAGTTCGGTGACGGCGCCTGTGACCTGGCCCCGTTGAGCGGCCTGGTGAAAAATCAGGTTCGGGCCATCGCCCGAGACTTCGGCGCGCCGGAATCGCTGGTGGAAAAAGTCCCCACTGCCGACCTTGAGGACCTGTCGCCCGGCAAGCCCGACGAAGCCGCCCATGGCGTGACCTATGGTGAGATCGATGCGTTCCTGCATGGACTGCCGGTGCGCGAAGAAGCCGCCCGAATCATTTGCGAGACCTATCGCAAGACCGAGCACAAGCGGGTGATGCCGTACGCCCCTTGA
- the pncB gene encoding nicotinate phosphoribosyltransferase → MSESVFADRIVQNLLDTDFYKLTMMQAVLHNYPNVEVEWEFRCRNSEDLRPYLAEIRVQIERLAELSLSADQLGFLERISFLKPDFLRFLGLFRFNLRYMHTGIENGELFIRLRGPWLHVILFEVPLLAIVSEVRNRYRYREIVLEQAREQLYRKFDWLTANASAEELSELQVADFGTRRRFSYRVQEEVVNVLKHDFPGRFVGTSNVHLSRELDMKPLGTMAHEWIMAHQQLGPRLIDSQIAALDCWVREYRGLLGIALTDCITMDAFLKDFDLFFAKLFDGLRHDSGDPVIWAEKAIAHYHKLGIDPMSKTLVFSDSLTLPKCLEIFRALRGRINVSFGIGTNLTCDIPGVEPMSIVLKMISCDGQPVAKISDEPGKTHCKDPNFVAYMRHVFQVPAAL, encoded by the coding sequence ATGAGCGAGAGTGTGTTTGCCGATCGCATCGTGCAGAACCTGCTCGACACCGACTTCTACAAACTGACGATGATGCAGGCGGTGCTGCACAACTACCCCAACGTCGAAGTCGAATGGGAATTTCGCTGCCGCAACAGCGAGGATCTGCGGCCATACCTGGCAGAGATCCGTGTTCAGATCGAACGCCTGGCCGAGCTGAGCCTGAGCGCCGACCAGTTGGGTTTCCTGGAGCGCATCAGCTTCCTGAAACCCGACTTCCTGCGTTTTCTGGGCCTGTTCCGTTTCAATCTGCGCTACATGCACACCGGCATCGAGAACGGCGAGCTGTTTATCCGCCTGCGTGGGCCATGGTTGCATGTGATTCTGTTCGAAGTGCCGCTGCTGGCCATTGTCAGCGAAGTACGCAACCGCTATCGCTACCGCGAAATCGTTCTGGAGCAGGCGCGCGAGCAGCTGTATCGCAAGTTCGACTGGCTGACCGCCAACGCCAGTGCCGAGGAATTGTCCGAACTGCAGGTCGCGGACTTCGGCACCCGCCGGCGATTTTCCTACCGCGTTCAGGAAGAAGTGGTGAACGTGCTCAAGCACGATTTCCCCGGGCGCTTCGTCGGCACCAGTAATGTGCACCTGTCCCGGGAACTGGACATGAAACCCCTGGGCACCATGGCCCACGAATGGATCATGGCCCATCAGCAACTGGGCCCGCGGCTGATCGACAGTCAGATCGCCGCCCTCGATTGCTGGGTGCGTGAGTACCGGGGCCTGCTGGGGATCGCACTGACCGATTGCATCACCATGGACGCCTTCCTCAAGGACTTCGATCTGTTCTTTGCCAAGCTGTTCGACGGTTTGCGCCATGACTCTGGTGACCCGGTCATCTGGGCCGAAAAAGCCATTGCTCACTACCACAAGCTCGGTATCGACCCGATGAGCAAGACGCTGGTGTTTTCCGATAGCCTGACGCTGCCCAAATGCCTGGAGATTTTTCGGGCACTGCGTGGTCGCATTAATGTCAGCTTCGGTATTGGCACCAACCTGACGTGTGACATTCCGGGTGTGGAGCCGATGAGCATCGTGCTTAAAATGATCAGCTGTGACGGGCAACCCGTGGCCAAGATTTCAGATGAGCCCGGCAAGACCCACTGCAAGGACCCGAATTTCGTCGCCTACATGCGACACGTTTTCCAAGTACCTGCCGCCCTTTGA
- a CDS encoding LysR family transcriptional regulator, whose amino-acid sequence MINKRYLPSITALQCFEAVTRHLSFTRAAEELNLTQSAVSKQVAQLEELLQHLLFRRVRRRLQLTPAGELYLGEVRKILTQVEMSTHYLRSYGGDTEVLRVSTPPTFGARWLVPRLKGWRLRHPKIHLDLCSEQEADDLLQGRSDLAFYFGQGSRPGSESLKLFGEELVAVCAPGSLPTQPFTDPTQLADLVLLQNASRPQAWHDWFDSQGYHTEHSYHGPRFETFYMCIRAAQVGCGVALLPRFLVEEELADGKLVIPWQYAMPSTDAYYLAYPEHSAEVPKVRLFVEWMLEQIEVSMTP is encoded by the coding sequence ATGATCAATAAACGCTATTTGCCGTCGATCACGGCGCTACAGTGCTTCGAAGCGGTGACCCGACACCTGAGCTTCACTCGCGCCGCCGAAGAGCTGAATCTGACTCAGAGCGCCGTCAGCAAACAGGTCGCCCAGTTGGAGGAACTGCTACAGCATTTGCTGTTTCGCCGCGTACGTCGACGCTTGCAGTTGACGCCGGCCGGGGAACTGTACTTGGGAGAAGTGAGAAAAATCCTCACTCAGGTGGAGATGTCCACCCACTATCTGCGCTCCTACGGCGGCGATACCGAAGTCCTACGGGTTTCCACGCCTCCGACCTTCGGTGCTCGCTGGCTGGTCCCACGGCTCAAAGGTTGGCGCCTGCGGCACCCGAAAATTCATCTGGACCTGTGCAGCGAGCAGGAGGCCGACGACTTGCTCCAGGGGCGCAGCGACCTGGCGTTCTATTTCGGCCAGGGCTCACGGCCCGGCAGCGAATCTCTGAAACTGTTCGGTGAAGAGCTCGTGGCAGTCTGCGCTCCGGGCAGCTTGCCAACCCAGCCCTTCACCGACCCGACGCAACTGGCCGATCTGGTGCTGCTGCAAAACGCCTCGCGCCCCCAGGCCTGGCACGACTGGTTCGACAGCCAGGGCTATCACACCGAACACAGCTACCACGGGCCGCGCTTCGAAACTTTCTACATGTGCATCCGGGCCGCCCAGGTTGGCTGCGGCGTCGCCCTGCTGCCGCGTTTTCTGGTGGAAGAAGAACTGGCTGATGGCAAGCTGGTGATCCCCTGGCAATATGCGATGCCCAGTACCGATGCCTATTACCTGGCCTATCCTGAGCATTCGGCGGAAGTGCCCAAGGTCCGGCTTTTTGTGGAGTGGATGCTGGAGCAGATCGAGGTTTCGATGACACCTTGA